A region from the uncultured Methanobrevibacter sp. genome encodes:
- the gatB gene encoding Asp-tRNA(Asn)/Glu-tRNA(Gln) amidotransferase subunit GatB — protein sequence MMCGLEIHVQLETDSKLFCNCPTNYQEAPANTNVCPVCLNQPGAKPFPTNEKAIENALMISLMLNCKIDKNFTYFMRKHYDYPDLPCGYQKTSVPIGYEGELNGVRIREIHMEEDPGQYKPDRGIVDFNRSGIPLIEIVTEPDMHSPEEARNFLKELIRVLEYSGGARGEGTMRADVNVSINGGNRVEMKNINSIKGAYKALNFEVIRQKNLLKRGREVKQETRAFLESQMITVSMRDKENADDYRFIPDPDLPPMKISDDQINKVLDVMPEAPHNKVKRFVSEYGIDEESAKVLTSELDLAQCYEEVAKEVDPKFAAKWMRDELKRVLTYNKLDFAESGILADDLIEFLNMLLNKEITTKAGQRIIEQMPNNKQTPKQIAEELGLIGVVKDDEVQAAAKQAVEENPKAVDDYHNGEKGALNFLMGQVMRLTKGKADPRETVNILKELLEE from the coding sequence ATGATGTGTGGACTTGAGATTCACGTACAACTTGAAACCGATTCAAAGTTATTCTGTAACTGTCCAACAAACTATCAAGAAGCACCAGCAAACACCAACGTTTGCCCAGTATGTTTAAACCAACCAGGTGCTAAACCATTTCCAACCAATGAAAAAGCAATTGAAAACGCTTTAATGATTTCATTGATGCTTAACTGTAAAATTGATAAAAACTTTACTTATTTCATGAGAAAACACTACGATTATCCTGACTTGCCTTGCGGATATCAGAAAACTTCTGTTCCTATAGGTTACGAAGGTGAATTGAATGGTGTAAGAATCAGAGAAATTCACATGGAAGAGGATCCTGGACAATACAAACCGGATAGAGGTATTGTAGACTTCAACCGTTCTGGAATTCCACTTATCGAGATTGTAACTGAACCTGATATGCACTCACCGGAAGAAGCACGTAACTTCTTGAAAGAGCTTATCAGAGTATTGGAATACAGTGGAGGAGCTCGTGGAGAAGGTACCATGAGAGCAGATGTAAACGTTTCAATCAATGGTGGAAACAGAGTGGAAATGAAAAACATCAACTCCATTAAAGGTGCATACAAAGCTTTGAACTTTGAAGTGATCAGACAGAAAAACCTCTTAAAAAGAGGTCGTGAAGTCAAACAGGAAACCAGAGCTTTCTTAGAATCACAAATGATTACCGTTTCAATGAGAGATAAGGAAAATGCAGATGACTACAGATTCATCCCAGATCCTGATTTGCCACCAATGAAAATCAGTGACGACCAAATCAACAAGGTTCTTGATGTGATGCCTGAAGCACCACACAACAAAGTGAAAAGATTCGTTAGTGAATATGGAATCGATGAGGAATCTGCAAAAGTGCTTACCTCAGAACTTGATTTGGCTCAATGCTACGAAGAAGTGGCTAAAGAAGTTGACCCTAAATTCGCAGCTAAATGGATGAGAGACGAACTTAAAAGGGTATTGACTTACAATAAACTTGACTTTGCAGAAAGTGGAATCTTGGCAGATGACTTGATTGAATTCTTGAATATGCTATTGAATAAGGAAATCACTACCAAAGCAGGTCAAAGAATCATTGAACAAATGCCAAACAACAAGCAAACTCCAAAACAAATAGCTGAAGAGTTAGGATTGATTGGTGTAGTTAAAGATGATGAAGTTCAAGCTGCAGCTAAACAAGCAGTTGAAGAAAACCCTAAAGCTGTAGATGATTACCACAATGGTGAAAAAGGTGCATTGAACTTCTTGATGGGTCAAGTAATGAGATTAACCAAAGGAAAAGCTGACCCAAGAGAAACTGTAAACATCTTAAAAGAATTGCTTGAAGAATAA
- the hisE gene encoding phosphoribosyl-ATP diphosphatase, producing the protein MVDDKILRDVYEVLESRRDNPIDSYTSNIMKNSDKKAEDKILEKIAEECGETLIASKNDENLVYESVDLIFHTLLLLAYKRVEFDEILEEFERRRK; encoded by the coding sequence ATGGTAGATGACAAGATTTTAAGAGATGTTTATGAAGTATTGGAAAGTCGTAGAGACAACCCAATAGACTCATACACCTCCAATATTATGAAAAACAGCGATAAAAAGGCAGAGGACAAGATCCTTGAAAAAATAGCTGAAGAGTGTGGAGAAACTCTCATCGCTTCTAAAAATGATGAGAATTTAGTTTATGAATCTGTTGACTTAATATTTCATACATTGCTCCTTTTAGCATACAAAAGAGTGGAATTTGATGAAATTCTAGAAGAATTTGAAAGAAGGAGAAAATAA
- a CDS encoding TrkA family potassium uptake protein: MYIVIMGGGRVGLSLADRLIIHGYDVTIIESNDDLCDHASEELDAMVICGNGTDTKTLEEANIEEADVFVATTGNDESNLLSCILVKEYTDGKIIARVSNPDHEEAFKKVGIDKVISPERTAAGFLEKVITRPNVADLMAFGAGNAEILDMTIKNPKVFGKKVSEFSPTKDYIIISKNNDNHELEIPQPDDILSNGDKISILVKRNAFEKAEKKFMGAGGLFGF; encoded by the coding sequence ATGTATATTGTGATTATGGGCGGAGGTCGTGTAGGGCTTTCCCTTGCAGACCGTTTAATCATTCATGGTTATGATGTAACAATTATTGAAAGCAATGATGACTTATGTGATCATGCTTCAGAGGAATTGGATGCAATGGTCATTTGTGGTAATGGAACCGATACAAAAACATTGGAAGAAGCGAATATTGAAGAGGCAGATGTTTTTGTAGCAACTACCGGTAATGATGAATCAAACTTATTATCCTGTATTCTTGTCAAGGAATACACTGATGGAAAAATCATTGCAAGAGTAAGTAACCCTGACCACGAAGAGGCATTTAAGAAAGTTGGAATTGATAAGGTAATCAGTCCTGAAAGAACTGCAGCAGGATTCCTCGAGAAAGTTATTACTAGACCAAATGTAGCTGACTTAATGGCATTTGGTGCAGGTAATGCAGAGATTTTAGATATGACCATTAAAAATCCAAAGGTTTTTGGAAAGAAAGTTTCTGAATTCTCTCCTACCAAGGATTACATTATCATTTCTAAGAATAATGACAATCACGAATTGGAAATTCCTCAACCGGATGACATATTAAGCAACGGAGATAAGATTTCAATTCTTGTAAAAAGGAATGCCTTTGAAAAAGCTGAAAAGAAATTTATGGGCGCTGGAGGATTATTCGGATTTTAA
- the hjc gene encoding Holliday junction resolvase Hjc: MAKKGSAEERDLVHKLWDRDFAAMRAPASGGATKKPLPDVIAGNGKIYLAIEVKTTTKDKIYVDHPQIDALIEFSEIFGADPYLGVKFKYTKWFFLSPDLIEKTRNGNYKVEKNYCLEKAYEIDEICGFDKQVKF, translated from the coding sequence ATGGCTAAAAAAGGTTCAGCTGAGGAAAGAGATTTAGTTCATAAATTATGGGATAGGGATTTTGCAGCTATGAGAGCTCCAGCATCTGGTGGTGCTACTAAAAAGCCATTGCCTGATGTTATAGCAGGAAATGGTAAAATTTACTTAGCTATTGAAGTGAAGACAACTACTAAAGATAAGATATATGTTGATCATCCTCAAATTGATGCTTTAATTGAGTTTTCAGAGATTTTTGGTGCAGATCCATACCTTGGTGTTAAATTTAAATATACAAAATGGTTTTTCTTATCTCCTGATTTAATTGAGAAAACTAGAAATGGTAATTATAAGGTAGAAAAGAACTACTGTTTGGAAAAGGCATATGAGATTGATGAAATCTGTGGCTTTGACAAGCAAGTCAAATTTTAA
- a CDS encoding TrkH family potassium uptake protein produces MKRKYISKADLLVVLHYLGYIMQGLGIVLLAPILVALIYGEYIKVSAFFIPCFISFLLGTAFTKKFKNYNKLRLKHGMLISSFAWLWASMIGASIMTLSLDIPFVDALFENMSAWTGSGMTFFVNVEILPKSILFLRSLEQWIGGLGIVIIFIGILIRAGTAASRLYKSEAREEKIKPNIANTLRKALEIYLIYTAAGIILFILAGLPIFDAINLTFTSISTGGMSIKNANVGFYQNSLVYIITMALMILGATSFSIHYKIVKTKGKSVLKDVQFQLLICLILIASAFILVTNKMVPIEELFTIVSAITTTGANVVPPYELARWSSASLIVLMVLMLIGGSSGSTGGGLKLIRVITVLKGMNLTITNLVSPEGRVVSTRIGGKKINEREIKEASAYIVIFLMFLVCGWIIMTLYGYDPFTALFDVISIQSNNGLSTGIVFGGLPMPVKLTLIFLMWIGRLEIIPVLVVFRTISGLINPKRRIKNRKRNGSIE; encoded by the coding sequence ATGAAAAGGAAATATATTTCTAAAGCTGATTTATTGGTAGTGCTCCATTATTTAGGATACATAATGCAAGGATTAGGTATCGTTTTATTAGCCCCTATTCTAGTTGCATTAATCTACGGAGAGTACATTAAAGTTAGCGCCTTTTTCATTCCTTGTTTTATTTCATTCCTTTTAGGAACTGCTTTTACTAAAAAATTCAAGAATTACAACAAGCTTAGACTGAAACATGGAATGCTGATATCTTCCTTTGCATGGCTATGGGCTTCAATGATTGGAGCTTCAATCATGACCCTTTCATTAGATATCCCCTTTGTCGATGCGCTTTTTGAAAACATGTCTGCATGGACAGGTAGTGGAATGACTTTTTTTGTAAACGTTGAAATTTTACCTAAATCCATCTTATTCTTGAGAAGTTTGGAACAATGGATAGGCGGATTGGGAATTGTAATCATATTTATCGGAATTCTAATCAGAGCAGGTACTGCTGCATCAAGATTATACAAATCAGAGGCAAGAGAGGAAAAGATCAAGCCGAACATTGCAAATACCTTAAGAAAAGCTTTGGAAATTTACTTGATTTACACCGCTGCAGGAATAATCCTCTTTATTTTGGCAGGACTTCCAATATTCGATGCAATAAATCTTACATTTACCAGCATTTCCACTGGAGGAATGTCAATTAAAAACGCAAATGTAGGATTCTATCAAAACAGCTTGGTTTACATAATCACTATGGCTTTAATGATTTTAGGCGCAACAAGCTTCTCCATCCACTATAAGATTGTCAAGACTAAAGGAAAATCTGTCTTAAAGGATGTGCAATTCCAATTGCTTATTTGCTTGATTCTTATTGCAAGCGCATTCATTTTAGTTACAAATAAAATGGTGCCTATCGAGGAATTGTTCACCATTGTTTCTGCAATCACAACTACCGGTGCAAATGTAGTTCCTCCTTATGAACTTGCAAGATGGAGCAGCGCTTCACTTATTGTTTTAATGGTTTTAATGCTTATTGGTGGTTCTTCTGGATCTACTGGAGGTGGTTTAAAGCTTATTAGGGTAATTACCGTACTTAAAGGAATGAACTTAACTATCACCAACCTTGTTTCACCAGAAGGGAGAGTAGTCAGTACAAGAATTGGAGGAAAGAAAATCAATGAAAGGGAGATAAAAGAGGCATCTGCATATATAGTGATATTCCTAATGTTCTTGGTATGTGGGTGGATAATAATGACTCTCTATGGATATGATCCATTTACAGCATTATTTGACGTTATTTCCATTCAAAGCAATAACGGATTGAGTACTGGAATTGTATTTGGTGGATTGCCAATGCCAGTGAAACTGACCTTGATTTTCTTAATGTGGATTGGCAGATTAGAAATCATTCCTGTCTTAGTGGTCTTTAGAACCATCAGCGGATTAATAAATCCAAAGAGAAGAATTAAGAACAGAAAGAGAAATGGATCAATTGAATAA
- a CDS encoding MBL fold metallo-hydrolase, whose amino-acid sequence MDKINNVYCIEGVMADSNSYLIDSTDSDSEYNYILVDAGTGQSNSNLFSKIKEIGIEPEDIELIVNTHCHYDHVGGNDFFPNAKIAIHKIDAIALRDPESELTVSSLFGSIVRRHDVDIELEEGDKIANFEVINTPGHTKGGISLYDGEILISGDTIFANGGVGRMDIGGDPNDMRESLMRLKELDVEYLLPGHGPWVKNGNQHIEMSCMMMGIR is encoded by the coding sequence ATGGATAAAATCAATAATGTTTATTGTATTGAAGGAGTTATGGCCGATTCCAATTCCTATTTGATTGATAGCACCGATTCTGATTCTGAATATAATTACATTTTAGTGGATGCTGGAACCGGACAGAGCAATTCAAACTTATTTTCAAAAATCAAGGAGATAGGCATTGAGCCTGAGGATATAGAATTGATTGTAAACACTCATTGCCACTACGACCATGTTGGTGGAAATGACTTTTTCCCAAATGCAAAAATAGCTATTCATAAGATTGATGCTATTGCACTCAGAGATCCTGAAAGCGAATTGACCGTTTCCTCATTGTTCGGTTCAATTGTCAGAAGGCATGATGTGGATATTGAACTTGAAGAAGGGGATAAAATAGCTAATTTTGAAGTTATAAACACTCCTGGGCATACAAAAGGTGGGATATCATTGTATGATGGTGAGATTCTCATAAGTGGAGATACCATTTTTGCAAATGGTGGAGTAGGCCGTATGGATATTGGTGGAGACCCTAATGACATGAGGGAGTCATTAATGCGTTTAAAGGAGTTGGATGTTGAATATTTGCTTCCAGGACATGGTCCTTGGGTAAAAAATGGAAATCAGCATATTGAAATGTCTTGCATGATGATGGGAATAAGATAA
- a CDS encoding CBS domain-containing protein, with the protein MDTEKATVRDYMTKDVFTVKYDTLNNDVIKLMKQTKHDGYPVVDESGQIVGIITAYDLLLKDWVTDQVSGIMSTDVIVAREDMHINDASRVMFRHGISRLPVVDKERHVKGIMTNTDIVRSHIERSTPTKVNAFKETMEKLYDIETTLTREQVPVEKIRPTQDRVYADELQGRTYELEKGLAEPTIVVKSGERYILVDGHHRAVASVKLGLDKIDSYVVDFHKDIKLGMEKTAEKQGLNSFNDITIIDDDQHPLIALTETIKNTQQKH; encoded by the coding sequence ATGGATACAGAAAAGGCAACAGTAAGAGACTATATGACAAAAGACGTATTTACAGTAAAATATGATACTCTCAATAATGATGTTATTAAATTAATGAAACAAACAAAGCACGACGGTTATCCTGTTGTTGATGAAAGCGGACAAATCGTTGGAATAATTACCGCTTACGACTTATTGCTAAAGGATTGGGTAACTGATCAAGTAAGCGGAATAATGTCTACAGATGTAATCGTTGCAAGAGAGGATATGCATATTAACGATGCATCAAGAGTTATGTTCAGACATGGTATTTCAAGACTTCCAGTCGTTGATAAGGAAAGACATGTAAAAGGAATCATGACCAACACAGATATTGTAAGGTCACATATTGAAAGGTCAACTCCAACTAAAGTCAATGCATTTAAGGAAACCATGGAAAAGCTCTATGACATTGAAACAACATTGACAAGAGAGCAAGTCCCTGTAGAGAAAATTAGACCTACACAGGATAGGGTTTACGCTGATGAATTGCAAGGAAGAACCTATGAACTTGAAAAAGGATTGGCTGAACCAACCATTGTAGTGAAAAGTGGAGAAAGATACATTTTAGTGGACGGACACCACAGAGCAGTGGCTTCTGTAAAATTAGGATTGGATAAGATTGATTCCTATGTCGTGGATTTTCATAAGGACATTAAGTTAGGTATGGAAAAAACCGCTGAAAAGCAAGGATTAAATTCATTTAATGACATAACCATCATTGATGACGATCAACATCCATTGATTGCACTAACTGAAACAATTAAAAATACACAACAAAAACACTAA
- the fhcD gene encoding formylmethanofuran--tetrahydromethanopterin N-formyltransferase: protein MEINGVEIKDTYAEGFGIKVTRILVTAATPRLAKIAATEATGYGTSVIGCPAEAGIDCFVPAECTPDGRPGYAIMICQGGKKALDHELMERIGMCVLTAPTAAAFNLLESEETLKTGNKLKFFGDGYEKECCIDGRKIHSIPIMSGDFLVESEFGYKDGVAGGNFFILAKDVMAGVKAAQLAVKAISHVPGTITPFPGGMVASGSKVGSNKYSKFLNASTNEKMCVTLKDQVDSDIRPDADGVFEIVIDGVDEESVKAAMKAGIMAACTVDGVLEISAGNFDGKLGAYIMKLHELFE, encoded by the coding sequence ATGGAAATTAACGGTGTAGAAATTAAAGATACTTACGCAGAAGGTTTCGGAATTAAAGTAACTAGAATCTTAGTAACTGCAGCAACTCCAAGACTTGCAAAAATCGCAGCAACTGAAGCAACCGGTTACGGAACTTCTGTAATTGGATGTCCTGCTGAAGCAGGTATTGACTGTTTTGTACCAGCTGAATGTACTCCTGACGGAAGACCTGGTTACGCAATCATGATTTGTCAAGGTGGTAAAAAAGCACTCGATCACGAATTAATGGAAAGAATCGGTATGTGTGTATTAACCGCTCCTACTGCAGCTGCATTCAACTTACTTGAATCTGAAGAAACCTTAAAAACCGGTAACAAACTCAAATTCTTCGGTGACGGTTACGAAAAAGAATGCTGCATTGACGGCAGAAAAATACACTCCATTCCAATCATGTCTGGTGACTTCTTAGTAGAATCCGAATTCGGTTACAAAGATGGTGTAGCTGGAGGAAACTTCTTCATTTTAGCTAAAGATGTAATGGCTGGAGTAAAAGCAGCACAATTAGCTGTAAAAGCAATTTCCCACGTACCTGGTACTATTACCCCATTCCCTGGTGGTATGGTTGCTTCCGGTTCCAAAGTAGGTTCCAACAAATATTCCAAATTCTTAAATGCATCCACTAACGAAAAAATGTGTGTAACCTTAAAAGACCAAGTAGACTCTGACATCAGACCAGATGCAGACGGTGTATTTGAAATCGTTATTGACGGTGTAGATGAAGAATCTGTAAAAGCAGCTATGAAAGCTGGTATTATGGCAGCTTGTACTGTTGATGGTGTACTTGAAATTAGTGCAGGTAACTTCGACGGTAAGTTAGGTGCTTACATCATGAAATTACACGAATTATTCGAATAA
- a CDS encoding radical SAM protein has translation MNDINSIKTLELITKANNLSLKKGYNEISLERAVFLSWWCDKGDCKFCYMSTQKNKIKDPTKAKRRVNNILAEAEMCSRLGWNIEFLSGGYKSFTTAEIKSIAENIHTITGDGVWLNTGITSELEEYGSEIKGITGAVEAANPEFQKTVCPSKPLDQIGDMLDKAGDLGFKKAITIILGLGESFEDIEYLKDYIREHKIDRVIFYSLNPHPETEYVNSSQPASLYYAKVVSTIRLEFPDLEIICGTWTDNLANIGILILSGANGITKFPLFKMFGTKYGKRVEEEVKWTGRTLKGTFTDKSKLGPEKSEINPELDQYIKRYIKDSLKNKFK, from the coding sequence ATGAATGATATAAACAGCATTAAAACACTTGAATTGATCACCAAAGCAAATAATCTTAGCTTAAAAAAGGGATATAATGAAATAAGCTTAGAAAGAGCTGTTTTTTTATCATGGTGGTGTGATAAGGGAGACTGCAAATTCTGCTATATGAGCACTCAAAAAAACAAAATCAAGGATCCGACTAAAGCAAAGCGCAGAGTGAACAATATATTGGCAGAAGCTGAAATGTGCAGCAGGCTTGGCTGGAATATAGAATTCCTATCTGGAGGATATAAATCATTCACAACTGCAGAAATCAAGTCAATAGCTGAAAACATACACACGATCACTGGAGATGGTGTTTGGCTAAACACTGGAATCACTTCTGAATTGGAGGAATATGGCTCTGAGATAAAAGGAATCACTGGTGCTGTTGAAGCTGCAAATCCAGAATTTCAAAAGACCGTTTGCCCAAGCAAGCCATTGGACCAAATCGGTGATATGTTGGATAAGGCAGGCGATTTAGGATTCAAAAAAGCAATTACAATAATTTTAGGCCTTGGAGAAAGCTTTGAAGATATAGAATACCTTAAGGACTACATCAGAGAACATAAAATAGATAGAGTGATCTTTTATTCCTTAAATCCTCATCCAGAAACTGAGTATGTAAACAGTTCCCAACCGGCATCATTATACTACGCTAAAGTAGTCTCTACAATAAGACTTGAATTTCCGGATTTGGAAATCATCTGTGGAACATGGACTGACAACTTAGCGAATATAGGAATCCTTATCTTAAGTGGAGCTAATGGAATCACTAAGTTCCCACTCTTTAAAATGTTTGGAACCAAATATGGTAAAAGAGTTGAAGAAGAAGTTAAATGGACTGGAAGAACTCTCAAGGGAACATTTACAGATAAAAGCAAATTAGGTCCTGAAAAAAGTGAAATCAACCCAGAATTGGATCAATACATAAAAAGATACATTAAGGATTCCTTGAAAAATAAATTTAAATAA
- a CDS encoding UPF0104 family protein — protein MKNKKVLIFLLFGLVIMVVMLYFIGIDEVIEALKLSNLWLVLLAIVIQIFTYFLYTWRWNIINKTANMDLGIKKSLPMVLVSLAVNNITPSGRGGGEPVRAYLLAKEGHFKFEDTFATVIADRALDTFPFVILAILTIIGIILTFSLDIKLIAFLVICVTLITAAVILLIYVCINEAFGVKLTSWIIKIVRRLYKKFNEGTEQRIIEAVKVFQARMNALLRDRTILYHALPLSFVIWIFEILRVYVVFLAFGANVSPIIIGEVFILASFVGMIPLLPGGLGAVDGIMILFYATAGITASISAAATVVERLISFWMTTFVGLIFLTMFGTSVLDKAFALAGSNKDDEKDTKSIEESSEENEIIDDADSNEDKAHLEVLEGEESEEEAVLEVLDDKEKEVLEEKVQN, from the coding sequence ATGAAAAACAAGAAAGTCCTTATATTCTTATTATTTGGTTTGGTGATAATGGTTGTTATGCTGTACTTCATTGGTATAGATGAGGTCATTGAAGCACTTAAACTATCTAATTTATGGCTTGTCTTATTAGCTATTGTTATACAGATCTTTACTTATTTTTTATACACATGGAGATGGAATATCATCAACAAGACAGCTAATATGGATTTGGGAATAAAAAAATCACTCCCTATGGTTTTAGTTAGTTTGGCGGTAAACAACATCACTCCAAGCGGTCGTGGTGGTGGAGAACCTGTAAGGGCTTATCTTTTGGCAAAAGAGGGGCATTTTAAATTTGAAGACACTTTTGCTACTGTTATTGCAGATAGGGCTTTAGACACATTTCCATTTGTCATACTCGCTATCTTAACAATTATAGGAATAATCTTAACTTTTTCATTGGATATTAAATTGATTGCTTTTTTAGTGATTTGTGTCACTCTAATCACTGCAGCGGTTATTCTATTGATTTATGTTTGCATCAATGAGGCTTTTGGAGTAAAGCTCACTTCATGGATCATTAAAATCGTTCGCAGATTATATAAGAAATTCAATGAAGGTACTGAGCAAAGAATTATTGAGGCAGTTAAAGTCTTCCAAGCTAGAATGAATGCATTGCTTAGAGATAGAACCATCTTATATCATGCTCTCCCATTATCCTTTGTCATTTGGATTTTTGAAATATTGAGGGTTTATGTAGTCTTTTTAGCGTTTGGTGCCAATGTCAGTCCAATCATCATTGGTGAAGTCTTTATTTTAGCATCATTTGTAGGTATGATACCACTTCTTCCTGGTGGTCTCGGTGCAGTAGATGGTATAATGATTCTCTTCTATGCAACCGCAGGTATTACCGCTTCCATAAGTGCAGCGGCAACTGTTGTTGAAAGACTGATTTCATTTTGGATGACAACATTTGTAGGATTGATATTCCTTACAATGTTTGGAACAAGTGTTTTAGATAAGGCATTTGCACTTGCTGGATCGAATAAGGATGATGAAAAAGATACGAAATCCATTGAAGAATCATCTGAGGAAAATGAGATAATTGATGATGCTGATTCTAATGAAGATAAAGCTCATCTTGAAGTCTTGGAAGGTGAAGAATCAGAGGAAGAAGCTGTTCTTGAAGTTTTGGACGATAAAGAAAAAGAAGTTTTAGAAGAAAAAGTTCAAAACTAA